In the Silene latifolia isolate original U9 population chromosome 1, ASM4854445v1, whole genome shotgun sequence genome, AAACCTTGACCTTTACGCAACTCATTGCGCTTCAgcgacgtacttttgaatcttttcactctcaaagaattcttgagaggcctgactaggatttaggcccgtcggatcactagttacagctttgatccttgcggttgcatctgcgtaccatgaatagaacacaatagcgttcctttgcatctgtagataaagctcgtgagtacgcTGAATTGAAGAAGTAtagtaagttagttatattataatatatGGGTACGTTCAACTGAAATAGAATCAATCTgcaaaaatatataatagtttgaacttacatcgacagccctagctttcaattcctggtcatcctcgacacctgctggtagtttgatctgaatgaacttcttctcagaAGTTGAGCAGGAGAGAGGGGGTGGGGGGGCTGATAGCAACAGTTGTTTGGGTTCACGCGGGTCGCTGAGGCTGATACTGTCCAAACTCCTAATATAAGagggatcttgaaggcacctcggatacctggtcttagacaaagttaaagtacccaatcccccttACGCCACTTCAAATTTTACCCTATCTACAAGCGAagtttcatcccaatgcttaatcaaaggtagatcgtGGGGGCACGGcctacccttgtaatcatatcgctgaaagtagcttatcatgaggaaggggatactGACCACCCAACATCGTTATCCCCTTTTCTGATCTGTCCCGTTTTCACCATcatttccaaaatataagagcaccagtcaaaatgcggaatggctttaggatcttctacagcccttaacagcttcaaatctatcccgttgtttggggtgggtgcgaggaataaagacatagagaacaaaacaaatagccggcaaaaatgatcgtccgcctcctcgtactccataagttGCTTGTGAACTTTCCCTAAACTTATTGAACTATTTGCTTTGCCCACCCCGTAagcttgccgccatttgtccttcagcTCCTTATTTTCGGGATCGTTGGACCCCTTCTGCAAACCAGTAGGTACCAACGGGAGATGGTTGGGTCCAAAAGGTATCAAAAAAACagtcatgcacgtcatgcttaatgatcataaactccttcttccgagaagccctgaacacatatgacccatcagagaaggactccaagaataggcgaacgtgtccaagtgggaagctgctaatcttaagcttcaaaaggccaccaaacccaattttcttaacagcggacacctgatcctcattaagcttttcaatgagagagacaagcctttgaggtcgacacgaaaccgtgatttcatgcaccctctttacccttggcttggcctcaaccatctggggaaaaacaaggacaacacacaaaattagacatctttgtagttgcaattagagatatttgcaacaaagaaatagacatcTTGTGAATTCAAGTTATACAATagatagtcagagttatacaaaatataagtaaagttatacattctgatagtagagttaatcagaaaatatcaagagttatacattctgacagcagaagttattcaaaatgtaatcagagttatacaacaaatgacaacagttATAAAAAAGTCAAACTTTGAACCTGGGAATCATGTCCCTTCTCAGTACTTGGTACATCATCCATCTGTAGCTGACAAACAAATAGGGATTCAGATTATGTATAACCAAAATTCTGTTAAATCAAATTTCtgtaaaatccaaaattcttttcaccattcaaaagaagagataatcaggaAAGTTAGCTATACAGAATAACAgtacagttatacatataataacaaaagttagacattctgaaaactaaagtcatataatgtataactctagccatagaatgtataactctggccataaaatgtataactgtaagcatatacagtataatgtataactccaggaataactccaggtataactctaggtataactccaggcatctaatgtataactccaaagtatatattgtataactctagtcatatactgtataactctagctatatattgtataaatccaggtgtaaaatgtataactctaggcatatattgtataactctaggcatagaaactaaatagaagtagagttatacatataacaattagagtttgacattatgaaaGAAGAGTTGGTCACAGAATCAGAAGAGATATACATCTAgtacccagagttatacatctagtaaccagagttatacatattgagtactaaagttatacatctagtaaccagagttatacatctagtaatgtataaataaaaatcaaaacttttaacctggatatcaagtcccttgtcaatactttctacaacattcatctgtagatgacaaacaattgggattaaaattatgcatatatttaattgaagttatacatcattctataagagttataccaaaaagacgagattttttacctttgattcagatttcttggaagttttcttggcatttttcttggcaaaaaccattgttaattatcaaatgaactcgtatttgatctgcacaaccataattaacaattgaacaaatcaatatcagcaaacccataattgaaaattgaaaaatcaaatgaactctttttatgatagtttaacaaaggcaataattaacaaaaaacaaagtacaaatcactaaataaggaatggaaaaaataccttataaaaaaatggagacaggcgagtttgcaggcgagttggaattaattggtagtgatgaaaatggcgtctgttgagttggaattaattggtagtgatgaaaatggagttatcagcaatgtgaagaaagaaaaggaagacgaaatgacaggaatAAAGGGAAAAAAaaccgcaagttgttttgaattaTGTGGAAATTAAGGAGGGAAATGATGACGGACGGATGGACATAACACTatagcatgcatgggttagtggtaagaggagagaggtaaatctAAAATATTAGTTGAGTGGGGTTTTACTGCGCaatcttggccattggtttgcttgatccaacagcccacattaggacttatagacttaatatgatataatggccttagttgatctcctctctctctctctctctctctctctctctgtctctctctctctctctctctctctctctctctctctctctctctctctctctctatatatatatatatatatatatatatatatatatatatatatatatatatatatatatatataggcaagatccggtgagtaaATTGTTGACTGTGGAGAAGACTACGACAATAATTTGATGGGAACTAATCAAGTTGACTgccaagttcccatttatatttACAGGGGGACTAAATTATTTTACTCCGATATTGGTTAATCCTTGTTTCAGGTTGAGGCGGCACTTTTAACGAGCAACTATGTTGACAATGTCATGGTATATGCGGATCCCTCTCATAATTATTATGTAGCTCTTATTGCCCCTTCACATTCAGCACTGGAGAAGTGGGCTAAAGAATCTAGTACTCAGTACAGTAGCATTCCCAAGCTGTGTAACAAAGCTGAAGCTATCAAGGAGGTCCAAACATCACTCTCTAAGGTTAGTCGTGTAGGTACTAGGAAGAAGGAATGTACACAACTCGAGTTTTATGTTTTCAAAATTTAATGCAGAAAGGCCATTGAGTCCACCTTATGGCAACCACTAGAATGACTTTGGGATAACTTTTTCTGAGACGGAGCCTTGCATTTGTCTATCTCTTGGCATATCACCAAGTTTAGAACGTCTTCCAGGTTATTTCATTTCGTGTAACTTTTATTGAAGCAGTAGTCATGTATATTGCAGGCTGCAAAAGAAGCAAGATTGGACATGTTTGAAATACCAGCAAAGATTAAGTTAGTAGCTGATCCATGGACACCTGAATCAGGATTAGTAACAACTGCTCTTAAACTCAAGAGGGAGCAACTGAAAACCAAGTATAAGAGTGAACTCGATAAGTTGTACACTAGATCCGGTGAGTTTATTGAACGATACCGAGGCGGAGTAGCGAACGCCTGCGATCTCGTCCCCATTGGGGTCGTCGATAAAGAAGGTATTGTGACTAACAATGAAGATGGTGAAAGGCGGAGTGAAAGGCGGAATtaggttcagtggtgtgatattgtatagtataactcgtgatattgtttagtacaaccaaTGATATTATTTAtcgtaaggtgtgatattgttttgtataacttgtgatacacttttactggactcacagactcagatacaatatcacaggttatactaaacaatatcacaacttagaTTTTttaaaaagaattttttttttctaaaaagttttttttttaaagtgatatttttgtgtaaaacgtgtgatatatatatatatatatatatataggcaagatccggtgagtccacctaaatatttgagtcccgtgagtccacttatgtatcacagcCTATACACAAGAATATCAAACACTACACGAAACAATATCACTGCTTATACTGAACAATATCACGCAAAATATACAACGAAAACAGTAAAAAGAAGGCTTAAAACTATAGTCAGTGACACTAATCGTCGACGGCAACCACCCACGGCCCACCACCACCCCTTCACctccccaacaaccaccacccacgacccaccACCACACGTTCAcctccacaacaaccaccaccacggcgcACAAGTCCGTCTCACGACCATCGCTACCACCCCTCACTAACATACAATCAACGATCCTTCTTCCATTAACCTCCATCAAAGAACAACGCCGCCGCTGTTAAATTAGGGGTCTCATCGCCGGCGATGAAGGAAATAGGCGAATATAAAGAAGAGAACAAGAGAggaaaaaatataaaagaagtaATATGCAATAACTCCGACGAACACGCCGCCAAAATCGACTCACCGGCGGGAAAGTGCGTGAGGATGATGGTATTTGTTGGAGCTCCGACCCTAGCACTGATGGGTGTAAGAAAAAGTATGAGAAAAGAAGTTAATAACAGAGGGCGAATCTGGTTCAGCAagagtgatattgtttaatatgacgcgtgatattgtttagtataacttgtgatattgtttcgctggactcacggactcaaaaagatagggtggactcatgtgatcctatatatatatatatatatatatatatatatatatatatatatatatatatatatatatatatatatatatatatataggatcatatgagttgggtcatgtttggtgagttacccctctaaatctggACCATTGATTTAATCTAAAATGAATGGCTGAGATTAAATCTTGCTTAACTTATAAaaactcacttctctctcaatctccctcattattagaaaaattactctctctttctctctccttCTCCACTTAGAAAGCCAGaacaaataagaaaaaaaaaacaacgatGACATCCTTCATCAAATATGTCAATTCCAGTCTTCACCAAATTCGTTCAAATTGCAGGCTACAACTCAATCTCCATCCTCAATCTTCATCATCCTCGTTCAAATTTATCATCAATTAAGGAGATTTCGCTGTCGGTTTCGCTTCATCTTAGTATTTCTCTTCACTTTCACTGTAGGTAAGTACTAATTATGTTTTTCTAGATCTGATTTGTGCGTTTTCATTATCGTTCTaatatcatttttatttttattgattCGTTGTTTGTCTGTCTCTACTTATGTGTTgttgttaaattacttgttctctcaattttttttccaataatttttagggttttgagtttgatttgagaATTCTAAATGATCTTGTGCATTTTCTTGTAATTTGTAAGGTGTTTGATCGATaagtatgtttttttttattcaattgtGTTATTTTGTATCTTTGATAATTTCTAGAGTTTCGTGGTTATATGCGTTacaattattgtattactttaccTGAGTTATTGTATTactcaaactcagttattgtattttggaGTTACTTTTTGTTTGATGTGTTAATCTGTTAACaacagttattgtattacttttgaacgagttattgtattattcaaactcaattattgtattttatagttatttcttatttagtgttattttgttaataatagttattgtattgttttaaacgagttattgtattattcaaacttagttattgtattgttttaacttaattatttcaAATTAGAGCTGTTGTAAGATGACGTTATTGTGTTAGTGTATAATCTGTTTAAtaacagttattgtattactttaaccgaattattctattattgaaactcagttattgtattttataGTTACTTTTTGTTCGTTGTCTTGGGATATAATCTGTTATGTCCTCTTTAGTGCTAATTTAAGCGAGTTATTGTTTGTGCATGTGGTAGGTTGATTGCTTATGTGACTTTTTGGAAACAAGGAAAATAGCAAAAGAAGGGATTGTCGTTTCTACATTCAAAATTGTTGATGTTAATTTTGAATGAAAAACAAAGCAGATGAACGATAATGAATCGggatttttttttaccatgtatCACATGCTCACATATGAGGGGAAGATCTTTCCGTCGATGATAAAGCGGAAATTGGAGAGAATCTCTATAAGGCTTGAGATGGTTGGTACTATGATGAACTTCATTGTTCTCAGAGCGTCAACTATCAATTTTCGTCATTATAAGCATTTAAAACTGAGATTTGTGGTTCTGAGACAAAGCAAAATTAAGACCAATCTTAGggtcttcttcttcatttgaagCCCCGTAAAGAACACGGTAATGGAATAGCAGCAAGACGCTGATGACTTCCAGACTTCAGCCCGTGCAAAGAGATATGACCCTTGATTGACATAACAAGCATTATGCAAAAGATGCTCTTGACGGAGAGCATTATGATCGGGATATTTAGGAAAGTTAGAATCTGATTCGGTATCCGTAGCTGATGAAGAGGACACCTTAAAATTAGAAGAAGATCAgagacatttttttttctttgagaTAGCCAGTTATTGTACTGTGTTAGTTGAGTTATTTCAATGTATTAGTTGGATTATTGTATTTCGTTTTGCGTAGTTATTCTATTCTACAAACtatgtttttatttctctaatcttTCCAGTTATTTTATAGaatttcatctcaatacaataacacgaCGGATTGTTTGAGATGCTTAGATGTAATGGTGAAGATGCATAGTTTGTTTGAGATGTTTAAGTGTAATGTGATGGAGATAAAATAGTTATATAATGAAAGCAAGTCGTTTTTTTTAACGTTGCTATAATGAAATGGCCActtattcaattaaacaagatgaaaataAACAATCAATAGAAAGTTgactatatttgagtttcatctccaTACAATAACATGAGTTACTCATTACAATATCTCagtttttacattacaataactacaaataccagtgctttacattacaataactgagtttctacattacaaaaactgagtttctacattggaaTAACTGTAAATATCAGAGAACATTGTTCTCAATAAACAACTGAGTTAACTATTAAATGACCAATTATATACATCAATTATTCCATTGAACGTCTACTGTCCGTGTTCATCGTGAGTCAGCCTGTAAATCACCAAAAATAATGAATTATTTCATTGAATATTATATACATCCAAGAAGTAACtcgaaatacaataactatattttaataatacaataattgAGTTAAAGTAATATAATAATCAAAATGTAATGTTACAACAACTGCATTTTGTAAGAACATCATATAGAATAACtcattaaataaattacaacaactGGATTTTTAATGCCACTCGATTTTTCGACCCGAGTTTGGGTGGACTCATACCCCGACTCTATTAGTGATGTAATTGTTTCCGACTTTATGTTGGCTTTTGAATAATATATTGACTTTTtcccctcaaaaaaaaaataactataACTGACTTTTAAACAACTAGCGAGTGATCAAGAAATttgaatatttttgagttttacaataacacaatttattcattaaaataattgagtttctacattacaataactacaaataccagatTTCTACAGTACAATATCTTAGtttctatattacaataattacaaatatcagagtttttacattacaataactgagtttgtacattacaataaccgagtttctacattacaataaccgagtttctgactttgaataactattaaataaccaCGTTTCTTCATTACCATAACCGAGTTTCTCAATTCAACTAGACATTTTAACAAACAGTTGGTGTGCTAATCTAGATTACCAACAATTTTTCAGGATTATGATAGTAAATCATCAATCAAATGTCAACGGTATGATAAACAAGCATACTAACGGAGTAGAATCAGAACAAATACAGTTATTTGATTCCAATAGCTACGAAAGGCACTGAAGTTATTCGATTGTTAGCTAGAAATCATAAATGATATTCATACCTTCGTTTTGATTACAAAAAACACACATAAATCATATTAGAATTCGTTATTTGATTCAAATACTGCAGTAATTCGAGTATTAAATAAGAAATCTTAAGAAATATTCATACCTTCGTTTTGATTTCAATAGTTAGGGTTTTCGGAAATTTGTGTATTAATTGCAGAAAAAATTGATAGTTTCAATTGAATTAATCGAAATAGtgaatgaattttgtgtaaatttgagattttgcaaaaaaaaatctGAAGAATCGATGGTTTTTTTATCAGGTTTGACGATTTTTTGTGCGATTTTTTATCGTAACAGAGTAGCTGGTATTTTgatgagaaattagagagagaGGGGAGGGCAGAAAGAGACAAAGAGATGTGTTTGTTTTTTTGATCGATGAATTTTTTTGATCAATTGGTTTTGTTAGGTCAATTGTATATATACGCGGGGGTAACTCAcaaaaagtggcaaactcaccggatcttgcctctctctctctctctctctctctctctctctatatatatatatatatatatatatatatatatatatatatatatatatatatatatatatatatatatatatatatatatatatatagagagagagagagagagagagagagagagagagaattaggatcatatgagttgggtCATTATTGGTGAGTTATCCCTCTAAATCTAGACCATTCATCTCATCTAAGATGGATGGCTGAGATTTAATGTTGATCAACATATAAAAACCCACATTTTCCATCAACCTCATTCAATCTTACGTTATTTTCAACTATCTCCCTCCCTGTTAATTCTATCTATTGTCAAACCCTAATTTGCATAACTCAAATCAAAACAATTCGATCGACGATTTTAACATATATACAAATCTCGATGATATCAATCCTCATATCAATCGTTTACCGTTCTTTGCGATTAAACTTGTGCATAAATCCTAATAAATCACATCGACATATTTACTATATTGTGCAAAATCAAGGGAAACTCAAGAAGAGGAATCAAGAATTTAAGATTTATACTCAATCTTCGTCCTCAATCATCATCATCCTTGCTCTAAGTTGTCAATTAAGGAGATTTCGTTGTCGCTTTCGCTTTATCTCCGTATTTTTCTTCAATTTCACTATAGGTAAGCACTAATTTTGTTTTTTCTAGATCTGATTTGTGGGTTTTCAATATCGTTCTTGTTTAATATCCGTTTCATTTTTGTTGATTTGTTACTTGTGTTTACCGTGTTAATCTGTTAACAacaattattgtattactttgaccgagttattgtattatacaaactcagttattgtattttgcagttactttttttgttgttgttttaatctgttaacaacagttattgtattgttttaaccgatttattgtattattcaaacttagttattgtattgttttaaattAGTTATTTCAAATTAAAGTTGTTGTAAGATGACGTCTTCTTGTATAATCTGGTTAAGTTGGTTATAGTAATATTAcatctcaattattgtattgttttaacttagttatttAAATTTGTAATTATTGTTGCGGTCTTATATAATCTGCCTATAGTTGTATAGTTATTTATAACTTActccctttttatttttatttctttcagtgaACTTTTGTTGTCTGTTGGTTCAGCCCACATCAATAGGCAAGACATGGTTCTCGTCGGGAAGAAATACTGGTGGAAGAAACGTAAAAACAACGACAAGACACGGTTCTCGTTGGAAGAAATATTTTTAGACGTTGTAATGGAGAtaatatatgtaatatttgtgaTGTTACTATTGTTAGATGTATTATTTGAAATGCTTAGATGTAATGATGATGATGCTTAGCTATAATTTATTGGAGATATTTGAGTGTAATGTGTTGGAAACAAAatagttatataatgaaagtaagTGATTTTTTTTAGCCTTGTTATATATGACtatttcatttttcagattttgtaATTACATTAACTAATCTCAATGattgattgaatgaaaatgaCTAGTTATTTAACTAAAGaagatgaaaacaaacacaagatatatatatgaatatattttagtttcatctcaatacaataacacgatttactcattacaataactgagtttctacattacaataactataaataccagagttttacattacaataactgagtttctacatttcAATAACTGATTTTCTACATTGGAATAACTATAAATACCAGAGTtgctacattacaataactgagtttttgtacattataataactgagtttcttcattacaataactgacctattcaattaaacaagatgaaaactaacaacaaatgaccaagtatatacatcaatttttccattgaacgtcaattatccgcgtctatcttgattcaacctgcaaatcaccaaaaagcaGAATATAACTTAATAGAACATCATATAGAACGACTCggtcaatatattacaataactagACTGTAAAGTAACTATAACTGACTTTAAACAACTAACGAGTGAATAACTGAATCACatataaaataaatgattttattcattacaataaccgagtttctacattacaataactacaaataccagagtttCTTCATTAGCATAATTGAGTTTATaagttacaataactgagtttctacattacaataactgagtttctgcaTTTAAATAACTATTATAaccacgtttcttcattacaataaccgagtttctacattcAACTAGACATTTTAACATACAGTTGATGTGCTAAGCTAGATTACCAACAATTTTTCAAGATTATGATAATAATCACCAATCAAATGCCACCGGTATGATAGACAAGCATACTAACGGAATAGCAATTGAAATAACTCGCAAAATAACATATATTGACTTATATAATCTACGCTTACCTTTGTTTTGTCGATTCGCGCAAAGGTTTCTGCAAGTTTTGGGCGAAAATTGACGATTGAAGAGTGTATCAATCAAATTGAACgaatatgatgaattaattttgtgtttttgACTTGAATTACTCAAGTTTTTATGAAAATTTGATTGAATAACGTCttgaaattgaagaaaataggAAAAAGGAGAGAAAGAATGAAGAAATTAGGGAAACAAGATAGaatatgaagaagatgaagaatatAGGAGACCTAATTTTGTGATGCGTCAGTTATTTTCGTAGATTAGGATATTTTTTTGGGTTTAATCTCAGCCTCTCAGCCCTTGATCTTGTTAGATCCAATGGTATATAaatgcgggggtaactcacgaaaaatggcaaactcaccggatcttgcctatatatatatatatatatatatatatatatatatatatatatatatatatatatatatatatagagaaaggatcatgtaagtccacctattttggttgagtccataagtcccaatCTAGACCTTTGGATCAAATAAATGAATGGCCAAGATTAGATCAAAATAAAGGGTCTAGATTAAAACACTCCAAAACCCTAGCTCTCTCATTTCACTGCCTCACAACACACTTTTCtcattctctctcttcctcccaCTTTCTCTCTCCCTCCGATCTCTCCCTCACAACACACCCTCCTCCTTCTCTACTACCATCCACGACAGCCACTACCCACCACCGACAACAACACCCCCGTCGCTCTCCCTCTTGCAGCCGCCTACCCCGCCACCATCCGTCCTCCTCCccttcttttttctctttttttctttcagATCTCGAAAATTGAAATGATTGTTGATGTTGGTTGTTGATGGGTGAGTTGTTACcattttttttcagtttttgtgttattttaatggtggtgtcgtggtgggtGTCGTGGTGGGTTtctggtgattttttttttcttttttttttttactgttgACGTGGGGGATGGGGGCAGAAGATTGGGATGGtggttggttgttggttgttacCACCACGCCGCCTCCTCCTCTTCTCCTatcttttttttccagatttaaaaaaaagttgtgggtgttgttggttgttgatggGTGAATTTGGTGTGTCTTTTTGTTcgtttttttctgttttttttatggTGGTGCCGCGATGGAGAATGGGTGGGGGATGGTGTTTGTGGTGCGTGATGCGTGGTGGTGTATAGCCGCCTCcctctcttccttttttttcttttttttcagatctgagggtggtggtggtggtggtcatggTTGTATTAGCTTCTTgtcggactaaagttacacacttagcggactaaagttacacacttgACGAACTAAAGTTACAAGCTATCAAACTAAATTTACAGCCTTATCATACTAAAGTTACAGTTGTATCGGACTACAATTACACTCGtatcggactaaagttacactctactTTTACAATAGAAAAGTATATTAATTCAAATATTTACATTAAACTactatacgactaaagttacaacttcaacgactaaagttacgacttcaaagactaaagttacactcgaaaaagtatataaattcaaatttatacatAAAAATCACCacatgactaaagttacatttttcacggctaaaattacacctcaaatgactaaaattacactcataaaagtaTATAAACTCAAAGTTTTACATACAAACCACCATATTACAAAAGTTATAACTCCgacgactaaaattacactcccaatgactaaagttatattcGTAAGACACTAAAGTTACATagatttttgttaaaattacataaattttaatTTACAAATTCAAATTTGTGTATATAAGTTAGCCTTAAAAGATAAGATACACTTACAAATCATTAAAtggctaaagttacactcataaatcagtaaagttacactcaaaaatgattggctaagaatgggacttagggactcaaccaaatttgtggacttacctgaacctatctctctctctctctctctctctctctctctctctctctctctctctctctctctctatatatatatatat is a window encoding:
- the LOC141649225 gene encoding long chain acyl-CoA synthetase 8-like, whose amino-acid sequence is MHGLVVEAALLTSNYVDNVMVYADPSHNYYVALIAPSHSALEKWAKESSTQYSSIPKLCNKAEAIKEVQTSLSKAAKEARLDMFEIPAKIKLVADPWTPESGLVTTALKLKREQLKTKYKSELDKLYTRSGEFIERYRGGVANACDLVPIGVVDKEGIVTNNEDGERRSERRN